Proteins encoded in a region of the Planococcus citri chromosome 1, ihPlaCitr1.1, whole genome shotgun sequence genome:
- the LOC135847420 gene encoding uncharacterized protein LOC135847420 encodes MKSRNSRKTTLHLGFSPLTLKDMVSSHCAFVCWCLELDTPNSERIWGNTWFKERTFHCEDILPVPVEIRSIINDKIRLIGQELENWLVHHLQIINFIPRQVMASCIFLNSPVGDVCYKRTAQNLLEVNYYAFNLREQFKIACRYCFEEDVRRLWAFLKDDPVLRKYSFNNIESRPGYVHSMDYWCSLMRGELKKFYGCGSEAKSPEWYVISNRPRMTIWAEMEYYWDKLNDKERNTLHRIFADKNLTKDLIFKYNLHQGVHIVLLRPYQTLHNLAENELYFHYTLQVWDCVKHSITRDSLFFHRILIILLPMAFNQTRKPKHSDHMVKLIKQIWLSTPQDLKNFICTSHERVQLVFEISKRYLCRYSFFWSRY; translated from the coding sequence ATGAAATCTCGCAACTCGAGAAAAACCACCCTTCATCTAGGTTTTTCTCCTCTCACACTGAAGGATATGGTTTCATCGCATTGTGCTTTCGTTTGCTGGTGTCTCGAGTTGGATACTCCTAACTCCGAACGTATCTGGGGAAATACTTGGTTTAAGGAGCGTACATTCCACTGCGAAGATATTTTACCTGTTCCAGTGGAAATCAGATCGATAATTAATGATAAAATCCGACTTATCGGGCAAGAGCTCGAAAATTGGTTAGTTCACCACCTGcaaatcatcaattttatacCTCGTCAAGTTATGGCCAGTTGTATATTCTTGAACTCACCAGTCGGCGATGTTTGCTACAAGCGAACTGCTCAGAATCTACTCGAAGTAAATTATTACGCGTTCAATCTAAGGGAACAATTTAAAATAGCATGCAGGTATTGCTTCGAGGAAGACGTGAGACGTTTGTGGGCCTTTTTAAAGGATGATCCGGTATTGCGTAAATATTCTTTCAATAATATAGAATCGCGTCCAGGCTACGTTCATTCGATGGATTATTGGTGCTCGCTAATGAGaggcgaattgaaaaaattctacggATGTGGATCCGAAGCAAAGTCGCCCGAATGGTACGTGATTTCAAATCGCCCACGTATGACGATATGGGCAGAAATGGAATACTATTGGGATAAATTAAACGACAAAGAACGAAATACCCTGCATCGCATTTTTGCCGATAAAAACCTCACCAAAGATCTGATTTTCAAATACAACTTGCACCAAGGCGTTCACATTGTGCTATTAAGGCCTTATCAAACTTTACACAACCTCGCCGAAAACGAACTCTATTTCCATTACACTTTGCAAGTTTGGGACTGCGTAAAGCACTCGATAACCAGAGATAGTTTATTTTTCCACAGAATTCTCATCATATTATTACCTATGGCGTTCAATCAAACACGTAAGCCTAAGCACAGTGATCATATGGTGAAATTAATCAAACAAATATGGCTCTCCACTCCGCAAGACTTGAAGAACTTTATTTGTACATCTCACGAACGTGTTCAACTCGTGTTCGAAATAAGTAaaaggtacctatgtagatattcgtttttttggtcgcgatattag